In the genome of Neodiprion pinetum isolate iyNeoPine1 chromosome 2, iyNeoPine1.2, whole genome shotgun sequence, one region contains:
- the Prp4k gene encoding serine/threonine-protein kinase PRP4 homolog isoform X1, whose translation MTLHCCCESSQLCIRSSDLECIDPKTDSMDESDIAVLGEMKKKKKRKHKHHKHKKDKTVEKEERIDRQERKKHKKHKRPKKSRDNENGSVEEKPLPVDVKSSNIHKNTNVPKGTNMNGKVQASQLEVVSSEESEDEKLIDLDSDEVDCTIIEDDIDLEELMKQKERLQACLVQYLSDDSEKEGKTQLQEGVMKVAETPDIILVEDDSEDSICRKKRPRSRSESRERKRVPSSKLERRVVVDMSRDRRGREEAKDKRRDTDRKRDDKVRGRDEPRREDRTSRKTIERAKEDARREESRRRLDDERRKEMLKKEEERKRDHERREEERKRDSDRHATRREPSPRNGSKARDIRSDSRHRTIKSDNHDTSGGRDRFSGREKRDSRERQLNRDHQLNRERQGSRERRDSRNHDRIRERSKSNRRSRSPMRNRNDRNDRNERAERNERNDRNDRNDRNDRTDRNDRDRLDRHRRSRSISRSRRDRDRHGRDGERERDKNGKRDKNDKYKDSLSEGLKVEHSESSSEEDIKDIDIEEEEDEEAIIERRRKQREELLKRLGGPSEDSNLSMELNTVVSSPPSDNVSVESHKSVDIISNNNESNSESHTPPLPEKPKSPQQSMKKRKSRFNTVGGENKEEQEEIKPTEKSKSDEKQNPKKSNEWDMFAEADNIGDFNSPTVEGKRPGGPDNPSLTDNWDDAEGYYRVRVGETLDSRYIVYGYTGQGVFSNVVRARDSARGNLDVAVKIIRNNEIMHKTGLKELEILRKLNDADPEDRFHCLRLFRHFFHKNHLCMVFEPLAMNLREVLKKYGKDVGLHVKAVRSYTQQLFLALKLLKRANILHADIKPDNILVSESKLVLKLCDFGSASHAHENEITPYLVSRFYRAPEIILGIPYDFGIDMWSVGCTIYELYTGKIMFSGKTNNQMLKFFMDLKGKMPNKLIRKGTFKDQHFDANCNFLYHEVDKVTEREKVVIMSTLSASRDLGTELGGNSLPPEQSRKVGQLRDLLERTLMLDAGKRITVNHALAHPFIQEKI comes from the exons ATGACTCTTCACTGCTGTTGTGAATCTTCTCAACTATGTATTAG AAGTTCGGACTTGGAATGCATTGATCCAAAAACTGATTCGATGGATGAGTCTGATATAGCGGTATTaggcgaaatgaaaaaaaagaagaagaggaagcaCAAACATCACAAGCACAAGAAGGACAAAACTGTGGAGAAAGAGGAAAGGATTGATCGGCAAGAAAG AAAGAAACATAAAAAGCACAAACGTCCAAAAAAGAGCAGGGACAATGAAAATGGTTCTGTTGAAGAAAAGCCACTCCCAGTTGACGTCAAGTCATCCAACATccataaaaatacaaatgttCCTAAAGGGACCAACATGAATGGCAAAGTGCAAGCTTCGCAACTTGAGGTAGTTTCCTCTGAGGAAAGTGAAGATGAAAAACTAATCGACTTGGATTCGGACGAAGTTGACTGTACTATTATCGAAGACGACATTGATCTCGAGGAATTAATGAAACAGAAG GAAAGACTTCAGGCATGTTTAGTGCAATATTTATCTGATGATTCTGAGAAAGAGGGTAAAACTCAACTGCAGGAAGGTGTGATGAAAGTGGCTGAAACACCTGATATAATTCTAGTCGAAGATGATAGCGAGGATAGCATATGCCGTAAGAAGCGTCCAAGGAGTAGATCAGAAagtagagagagaaaacgagtgCCCTCTTCAAAACTTGAGAGGCGTGTAGTTGTTGATATGTCCCGAGACAGACGGGGTCGCGAGGAGGCGAAGGACAAAAGACGAGATACTGACCGCAAACGAGATGACAAAGTTAGGGGTAGAGACGAACCAAGGCGGGAAGACAGGACATCGAGAAAGACAATTGAACGGGCTAAAGAGGATGCAAGACGTGAAGAATCACGCAGGAGACTGGATGACGAGAGGCGAAAAGAAATGCTCAAGAAGGAGGAAGAGCGCAAGAGAGATCATGAACGAAG GGAAGAAGAGCGCAAACGTGATTCTGATAGGCACGCTACAAGGCGAGAACCTTCACCTCGCAATGGATCCAAGGCCAGAGACATAAGGTCAGATTCGAGACACCGTACTATAAAATCAGATAATCACGATACCTCAGGTGGTAGGGACCGGTTCTCTGGTCGAGAGAAGAGGGATAGCCGAGAACGTCAGTTGAATCGTGACCATCAATTGAATCGGGAGAGACAAGGAAGTCGGGAAAGAAGAGACAGCAGAAATCACGATAGAATACGTGAAAGGTCAAAGAGTAACAGAAGGTCTAGAAGTCCCATGAGAAACAGGAATGACAGAAATGACAGAAATGAGAGAGCCGAGAGGAATGAGAGAAACGACAGAAATGACAGGAATGACAGGAATGATAGAACTGACAGAAACGACAGAGATCGTCTGGACCGTCATCGAAGGTCTAGATCTATCTCTAGAAGCCGTAGGGATAGAGATAGGCATGGACGCGATGGTGAGCGGGAGAGGGACAAGAATGGCAAACGAGACAAAAATGATAAGTACAAGGATTCCTTGTCAGAGGGTTTGAAGGTAGAACATTCGGAGAGTTCCAGTGAAGAGGACATCAAAGACATTGATatcgaagaagaggaagatgAGGAAGCAATTATCGAGCGGCGAAGGAAGCAGAGAGAAGAACTCCTGAAA AGGTTAGGAGGGCCAAGCGAAGATTCAAATCTCTCAATGGAGTTGAACACAGTAGTTAGTTCACCACCGTCAGACAATGTGTCAGTTGAGTCCCACAAATCAGTagatattatttcaaacaataatgaaTCAAACTCAGAGAGCCACACTCCACCATTACCAGAAAAACCAAAATCACCTCAACAATCTATGAAAAAGCGAAAATCCAGATTTAACACTGTCGGTGGTGAAAATAAGGAGGAACAGGAGGAGATCAAACCTACAGAGAAGTCAAAATCTGATGAGAAACAAAATCCTAAAAAAAGTAACGAGTGGGACATGTTTGCGGAAGCCGACAATATTGGTGATTTTAAC AGTCCTACAGTAGAAGGCAAGAGGCCTGGTGGCCCAGATAATCCAAGTTTAACAGACAATTGGGACGATGCCGAAGGATATTACAG agtACGAGTTGGAGAAACACTGGATTCTCGCTATATAGTGTACGGTTATACCGGTCAAGGTGTGTTCAGTAACGTTGTCAGAGCGAGGGATTCTGCTAGAGGGAATCTGGATGTGGCTgtaaaaataatcagaaataacgaaataat GCATAAGACGGGTCTCAAGGAGTTGGAGATTCTCCGGAAGCTAAACGATGCAGATCCCGAGGATCGATTCCACTGCCTGCGTCTTTTCAGacattttttccacaaaaatCATTTGTGTATGGTATTTGAACCTCTGGCTATGAATTTGAGAGAG gtattgaaaaaatatggaaaagaCGTTGGTCTTCATGTAAAAGCGGTGAGATCGTACACCCAACAGTTATTTTTAGCATTGAAACTCTTGAAGCGTGCTAATATATTACATGCTGATATCAAACCAGATAATATTCTAGTCAGTGAAAGTAAATTGGTGCTAAAACTTTGCGATTTTGGTTCAGCTTCGCACGCccatgaaaatgaaataacgcCTTACTTGGTGTCAAGGTTTTATCGTGCACCGGAAATAA TTCTTGGTATACCGTATGATTTCGGGATTGATATGTGGTCCGTTGGTTGCACCATTTACGAACTCTATACCGGAAAAATAATGTTCTCGGGAAAAACGAATAATCAGATGTTGAAGTTTTTTATGGATCTGAAGGGAAAAATGCCCAACAAACTTATAAGAAAAGGTACCTTCAAGGATCAGCACTTCGACGCGAACTGCAACTTCCTTTATCACGAAGTGGACAAGGTTACGGAAAGG GAAAAAGTTGTAATAATGTCGACACTTTCCGCCAGCCGTGATCTTGGCACCGAATTGGGAGGTAATTCCCTGCCACCTGAACAAAGTCGTAAAGTCGGCCAACTAAGGGACCTGTTGGAGCGTACCCTGATGCTGGATGCCGGAAAACGCATAACCGTGAACCATGCTTTGGCTCATCCTTTTATACAAGAGAAAATCTAG
- the Prp4k gene encoding serine/threonine-protein kinase PRP4 homolog isoform X2, translated as MGSSDLECIDPKTDSMDESDIAVLGEMKKKKKRKHKHHKHKKDKTVEKEERIDRQERKKHKKHKRPKKSRDNENGSVEEKPLPVDVKSSNIHKNTNVPKGTNMNGKVQASQLEVVSSEESEDEKLIDLDSDEVDCTIIEDDIDLEELMKQKERLQACLVQYLSDDSEKEGKTQLQEGVMKVAETPDIILVEDDSEDSICRKKRPRSRSESRERKRVPSSKLERRVVVDMSRDRRGREEAKDKRRDTDRKRDDKVRGRDEPRREDRTSRKTIERAKEDARREESRRRLDDERRKEMLKKEEERKRDHERREEERKRDSDRHATRREPSPRNGSKARDIRSDSRHRTIKSDNHDTSGGRDRFSGREKRDSRERQLNRDHQLNRERQGSRERRDSRNHDRIRERSKSNRRSRSPMRNRNDRNDRNERAERNERNDRNDRNDRNDRTDRNDRDRLDRHRRSRSISRSRRDRDRHGRDGERERDKNGKRDKNDKYKDSLSEGLKVEHSESSSEEDIKDIDIEEEEDEEAIIERRRKQREELLKRLGGPSEDSNLSMELNTVVSSPPSDNVSVESHKSVDIISNNNESNSESHTPPLPEKPKSPQQSMKKRKSRFNTVGGENKEEQEEIKPTEKSKSDEKQNPKKSNEWDMFAEADNIGDFNSPTVEGKRPGGPDNPSLTDNWDDAEGYYRVRVGETLDSRYIVYGYTGQGVFSNVVRARDSARGNLDVAVKIIRNNEIMHKTGLKELEILRKLNDADPEDRFHCLRLFRHFFHKNHLCMVFEPLAMNLREVLKKYGKDVGLHVKAVRSYTQQLFLALKLLKRANILHADIKPDNILVSESKLVLKLCDFGSASHAHENEITPYLVSRFYRAPEIILGIPYDFGIDMWSVGCTIYELYTGKIMFSGKTNNQMLKFFMDLKGKMPNKLIRKGTFKDQHFDANCNFLYHEVDKVTEREKVVIMSTLSASRDLGTELGGNSLPPEQSRKVGQLRDLLERTLMLDAGKRITVNHALAHPFIQEKI; from the exons ATGGG AAGTTCGGACTTGGAATGCATTGATCCAAAAACTGATTCGATGGATGAGTCTGATATAGCGGTATTaggcgaaatgaaaaaaaagaagaagaggaagcaCAAACATCACAAGCACAAGAAGGACAAAACTGTGGAGAAAGAGGAAAGGATTGATCGGCAAGAAAG AAAGAAACATAAAAAGCACAAACGTCCAAAAAAGAGCAGGGACAATGAAAATGGTTCTGTTGAAGAAAAGCCACTCCCAGTTGACGTCAAGTCATCCAACATccataaaaatacaaatgttCCTAAAGGGACCAACATGAATGGCAAAGTGCAAGCTTCGCAACTTGAGGTAGTTTCCTCTGAGGAAAGTGAAGATGAAAAACTAATCGACTTGGATTCGGACGAAGTTGACTGTACTATTATCGAAGACGACATTGATCTCGAGGAATTAATGAAACAGAAG GAAAGACTTCAGGCATGTTTAGTGCAATATTTATCTGATGATTCTGAGAAAGAGGGTAAAACTCAACTGCAGGAAGGTGTGATGAAAGTGGCTGAAACACCTGATATAATTCTAGTCGAAGATGATAGCGAGGATAGCATATGCCGTAAGAAGCGTCCAAGGAGTAGATCAGAAagtagagagagaaaacgagtgCCCTCTTCAAAACTTGAGAGGCGTGTAGTTGTTGATATGTCCCGAGACAGACGGGGTCGCGAGGAGGCGAAGGACAAAAGACGAGATACTGACCGCAAACGAGATGACAAAGTTAGGGGTAGAGACGAACCAAGGCGGGAAGACAGGACATCGAGAAAGACAATTGAACGGGCTAAAGAGGATGCAAGACGTGAAGAATCACGCAGGAGACTGGATGACGAGAGGCGAAAAGAAATGCTCAAGAAGGAGGAAGAGCGCAAGAGAGATCATGAACGAAG GGAAGAAGAGCGCAAACGTGATTCTGATAGGCACGCTACAAGGCGAGAACCTTCACCTCGCAATGGATCCAAGGCCAGAGACATAAGGTCAGATTCGAGACACCGTACTATAAAATCAGATAATCACGATACCTCAGGTGGTAGGGACCGGTTCTCTGGTCGAGAGAAGAGGGATAGCCGAGAACGTCAGTTGAATCGTGACCATCAATTGAATCGGGAGAGACAAGGAAGTCGGGAAAGAAGAGACAGCAGAAATCACGATAGAATACGTGAAAGGTCAAAGAGTAACAGAAGGTCTAGAAGTCCCATGAGAAACAGGAATGACAGAAATGACAGAAATGAGAGAGCCGAGAGGAATGAGAGAAACGACAGAAATGACAGGAATGACAGGAATGATAGAACTGACAGAAACGACAGAGATCGTCTGGACCGTCATCGAAGGTCTAGATCTATCTCTAGAAGCCGTAGGGATAGAGATAGGCATGGACGCGATGGTGAGCGGGAGAGGGACAAGAATGGCAAACGAGACAAAAATGATAAGTACAAGGATTCCTTGTCAGAGGGTTTGAAGGTAGAACATTCGGAGAGTTCCAGTGAAGAGGACATCAAAGACATTGATatcgaagaagaggaagatgAGGAAGCAATTATCGAGCGGCGAAGGAAGCAGAGAGAAGAACTCCTGAAA AGGTTAGGAGGGCCAAGCGAAGATTCAAATCTCTCAATGGAGTTGAACACAGTAGTTAGTTCACCACCGTCAGACAATGTGTCAGTTGAGTCCCACAAATCAGTagatattatttcaaacaataatgaaTCAAACTCAGAGAGCCACACTCCACCATTACCAGAAAAACCAAAATCACCTCAACAATCTATGAAAAAGCGAAAATCCAGATTTAACACTGTCGGTGGTGAAAATAAGGAGGAACAGGAGGAGATCAAACCTACAGAGAAGTCAAAATCTGATGAGAAACAAAATCCTAAAAAAAGTAACGAGTGGGACATGTTTGCGGAAGCCGACAATATTGGTGATTTTAAC AGTCCTACAGTAGAAGGCAAGAGGCCTGGTGGCCCAGATAATCCAAGTTTAACAGACAATTGGGACGATGCCGAAGGATATTACAG agtACGAGTTGGAGAAACACTGGATTCTCGCTATATAGTGTACGGTTATACCGGTCAAGGTGTGTTCAGTAACGTTGTCAGAGCGAGGGATTCTGCTAGAGGGAATCTGGATGTGGCTgtaaaaataatcagaaataacgaaataat GCATAAGACGGGTCTCAAGGAGTTGGAGATTCTCCGGAAGCTAAACGATGCAGATCCCGAGGATCGATTCCACTGCCTGCGTCTTTTCAGacattttttccacaaaaatCATTTGTGTATGGTATTTGAACCTCTGGCTATGAATTTGAGAGAG gtattgaaaaaatatggaaaagaCGTTGGTCTTCATGTAAAAGCGGTGAGATCGTACACCCAACAGTTATTTTTAGCATTGAAACTCTTGAAGCGTGCTAATATATTACATGCTGATATCAAACCAGATAATATTCTAGTCAGTGAAAGTAAATTGGTGCTAAAACTTTGCGATTTTGGTTCAGCTTCGCACGCccatgaaaatgaaataacgcCTTACTTGGTGTCAAGGTTTTATCGTGCACCGGAAATAA TTCTTGGTATACCGTATGATTTCGGGATTGATATGTGGTCCGTTGGTTGCACCATTTACGAACTCTATACCGGAAAAATAATGTTCTCGGGAAAAACGAATAATCAGATGTTGAAGTTTTTTATGGATCTGAAGGGAAAAATGCCCAACAAACTTATAAGAAAAGGTACCTTCAAGGATCAGCACTTCGACGCGAACTGCAACTTCCTTTATCACGAAGTGGACAAGGTTACGGAAAGG GAAAAAGTTGTAATAATGTCGACACTTTCCGCCAGCCGTGATCTTGGCACCGAATTGGGAGGTAATTCCCTGCCACCTGAACAAAGTCGTAAAGTCGGCCAACTAAGGGACCTGTTGGAGCGTACCCTGATGCTGGATGCCGGAAAACGCATAACCGTGAACCATGCTTTGGCTCATCCTTTTATACAAGAGAAAATCTAG
- the Prp4k gene encoding serine/threonine-protein kinase PRP4 homolog isoform X3 produces MTLHCCCESSQLCIRSSDLECIDPKTDSMDESDIAVLGEMKKKKKRKHKHHKHKKDKTVEKEERIDRQERKKHKKHKRPKKSRDNENGSVEEKPLPVDVKSSNIHKNTNVPKGTNMNGKVQASQLEVVSSEESEDEKLIDLDSDEVDCTIIEDDIDLEELMKQKERLQACLVQYLSDDSEKEGKTQLQEGVMKVAETPDIILVEDDSEDSICRKKRPRSRSESRERKRVPSSKLERRVVVDMSRDRRGREEAKDKRRDTDRKRDDKVRGRDEPRREDRTSRKTIERAKEDARREESRRRLDDERRKEMLKKEEERKRDHERREEERKRDSDRHATRREPSPRNGSKARDIRSDSRHRTIKSDNHDTSGGRDRFSGREKRDSRERQLNRDHQLNRERQGSRERRDSRNHDRIRERSKSNRRSRSPMRNRNDRNDRNERAERNERNDRNDRNDRNDRTDRNDRDRLDRHRRSRSISRSRRDRDRHGRDGERERDKNGKRDKNDKYKDSLSEGLKVEHSESSSEEDIKDIDIEEEEDEEAIIERRRKQREELLKRLGGPSEDSNLSMELNTVVSSPPSDNVSVESHKSVDIISNNNESNSESHTPPLPEKPKSPQQSMKKRKSRFNTVGGENKEEQEEIKPTEKSKSDEKQNPKKSNEWDMFAEADNIGDFNSPTVEGKRPGGPDNPSLTDNWDDAEGYYRVRVGETLDSRYIVYGYTGQGVFSNVVRARDSARGNLDVAVKIIRNNEIMHKTGLKELEILRKLNDADPEDRFHCLRLFRHFFHKNHLCMVFEPLAMNLREVLKKYGKDVGLHVKAVRSYTQQLFLALKLLKRANILHADIKPDNILVSESKLVLKLCDFGSASHAHENEITPYLVSRFYRAPEIILGIPYDFGIDMWSVGCTIYELYTGKIMFSGKTNNQMLKFFMDLKGKMPNKLIRKGTFKDQHFDANCNFLYHEVDKVTERGRWCRSS; encoded by the exons ATGACTCTTCACTGCTGTTGTGAATCTTCTCAACTATGTATTAG AAGTTCGGACTTGGAATGCATTGATCCAAAAACTGATTCGATGGATGAGTCTGATATAGCGGTATTaggcgaaatgaaaaaaaagaagaagaggaagcaCAAACATCACAAGCACAAGAAGGACAAAACTGTGGAGAAAGAGGAAAGGATTGATCGGCAAGAAAG AAAGAAACATAAAAAGCACAAACGTCCAAAAAAGAGCAGGGACAATGAAAATGGTTCTGTTGAAGAAAAGCCACTCCCAGTTGACGTCAAGTCATCCAACATccataaaaatacaaatgttCCTAAAGGGACCAACATGAATGGCAAAGTGCAAGCTTCGCAACTTGAGGTAGTTTCCTCTGAGGAAAGTGAAGATGAAAAACTAATCGACTTGGATTCGGACGAAGTTGACTGTACTATTATCGAAGACGACATTGATCTCGAGGAATTAATGAAACAGAAG GAAAGACTTCAGGCATGTTTAGTGCAATATTTATCTGATGATTCTGAGAAAGAGGGTAAAACTCAACTGCAGGAAGGTGTGATGAAAGTGGCTGAAACACCTGATATAATTCTAGTCGAAGATGATAGCGAGGATAGCATATGCCGTAAGAAGCGTCCAAGGAGTAGATCAGAAagtagagagagaaaacgagtgCCCTCTTCAAAACTTGAGAGGCGTGTAGTTGTTGATATGTCCCGAGACAGACGGGGTCGCGAGGAGGCGAAGGACAAAAGACGAGATACTGACCGCAAACGAGATGACAAAGTTAGGGGTAGAGACGAACCAAGGCGGGAAGACAGGACATCGAGAAAGACAATTGAACGGGCTAAAGAGGATGCAAGACGTGAAGAATCACGCAGGAGACTGGATGACGAGAGGCGAAAAGAAATGCTCAAGAAGGAGGAAGAGCGCAAGAGAGATCATGAACGAAG GGAAGAAGAGCGCAAACGTGATTCTGATAGGCACGCTACAAGGCGAGAACCTTCACCTCGCAATGGATCCAAGGCCAGAGACATAAGGTCAGATTCGAGACACCGTACTATAAAATCAGATAATCACGATACCTCAGGTGGTAGGGACCGGTTCTCTGGTCGAGAGAAGAGGGATAGCCGAGAACGTCAGTTGAATCGTGACCATCAATTGAATCGGGAGAGACAAGGAAGTCGGGAAAGAAGAGACAGCAGAAATCACGATAGAATACGTGAAAGGTCAAAGAGTAACAGAAGGTCTAGAAGTCCCATGAGAAACAGGAATGACAGAAATGACAGAAATGAGAGAGCCGAGAGGAATGAGAGAAACGACAGAAATGACAGGAATGACAGGAATGATAGAACTGACAGAAACGACAGAGATCGTCTGGACCGTCATCGAAGGTCTAGATCTATCTCTAGAAGCCGTAGGGATAGAGATAGGCATGGACGCGATGGTGAGCGGGAGAGGGACAAGAATGGCAAACGAGACAAAAATGATAAGTACAAGGATTCCTTGTCAGAGGGTTTGAAGGTAGAACATTCGGAGAGTTCCAGTGAAGAGGACATCAAAGACATTGATatcgaagaagaggaagatgAGGAAGCAATTATCGAGCGGCGAAGGAAGCAGAGAGAAGAACTCCTGAAA AGGTTAGGAGGGCCAAGCGAAGATTCAAATCTCTCAATGGAGTTGAACACAGTAGTTAGTTCACCACCGTCAGACAATGTGTCAGTTGAGTCCCACAAATCAGTagatattatttcaaacaataatgaaTCAAACTCAGAGAGCCACACTCCACCATTACCAGAAAAACCAAAATCACCTCAACAATCTATGAAAAAGCGAAAATCCAGATTTAACACTGTCGGTGGTGAAAATAAGGAGGAACAGGAGGAGATCAAACCTACAGAGAAGTCAAAATCTGATGAGAAACAAAATCCTAAAAAAAGTAACGAGTGGGACATGTTTGCGGAAGCCGACAATATTGGTGATTTTAAC AGTCCTACAGTAGAAGGCAAGAGGCCTGGTGGCCCAGATAATCCAAGTTTAACAGACAATTGGGACGATGCCGAAGGATATTACAG agtACGAGTTGGAGAAACACTGGATTCTCGCTATATAGTGTACGGTTATACCGGTCAAGGTGTGTTCAGTAACGTTGTCAGAGCGAGGGATTCTGCTAGAGGGAATCTGGATGTGGCTgtaaaaataatcagaaataacgaaataat GCATAAGACGGGTCTCAAGGAGTTGGAGATTCTCCGGAAGCTAAACGATGCAGATCCCGAGGATCGATTCCACTGCCTGCGTCTTTTCAGacattttttccacaaaaatCATTTGTGTATGGTATTTGAACCTCTGGCTATGAATTTGAGAGAG gtattgaaaaaatatggaaaagaCGTTGGTCTTCATGTAAAAGCGGTGAGATCGTACACCCAACAGTTATTTTTAGCATTGAAACTCTTGAAGCGTGCTAATATATTACATGCTGATATCAAACCAGATAATATTCTAGTCAGTGAAAGTAAATTGGTGCTAAAACTTTGCGATTTTGGTTCAGCTTCGCACGCccatgaaaatgaaataacgcCTTACTTGGTGTCAAGGTTTTATCGTGCACCGGAAATAA TTCTTGGTATACCGTATGATTTCGGGATTGATATGTGGTCCGTTGGTTGCACCATTTACGAACTCTATACCGGAAAAATAATGTTCTCGGGAAAAACGAATAATCAGATGTTGAAGTTTTTTATGGATCTGAAGGGAAAAATGCCCAACAAACTTATAAGAAAAGGTACCTTCAAGGATCAGCACTTCGACGCGAACTGCAACTTCCTTTATCACGAAGTGGACAAGGTTACGGAAAGG GGAAGGTGGTGCCGCTCCTCCTGA